A window from Fragaria vesca subsp. vesca linkage group LG5, FraVesHawaii_1.0, whole genome shotgun sequence encodes these proteins:
- the LOC101303707 gene encoding homeobox-leucine zipper protein ATHB-6-like gives MKRFSRSDSLGTLIPNYPPKEEKHNTRNNGGYSKEFQAMLDSYDQEDCGEEISVKKRRLSLHQVKALEISFEVENKLEPERKVKLAEELGLEPRQVAIWFQNRRARWKTKQLERDYSVLKADYDALKDNYDSLERQNKVLAEKLKELKAKLCRDNAESDQSVKEESPISVYKSSVMEQSRDQDLSDNGDNAGLDSYKDLKSKDGSSDSESNGAVKEESNGNESSMGYNGHSLSSNSMMNWFQLSDSRSGIKGNHQTQFVRMEEQSLFSTEESCNFFSVDQAPSLHW, from the exons ATGAAGAGGTTCAGTAGATCAGACTCTTTGGGTACCTTGATCCCTAATTACCCACCAAAAG AGGAGAAGCATAATACAAGGAACAATGGTGGTTATAGCAAGGAGTTTCAGGCAATGTTGGATTCTTATGACCAAGAAGATTGCGGTGAAGAAATATCAGTGAAGAAAAGGCGCTTAAGCTTACATCAAGTCAAGGCCTTGGAGATAAGCTTTGAAGTTGAAAACAAGCTAGAGCCAGAGAGAAAGGTGAAACTAGCTGAGGAATTAGGCCTGGAACCAAGACAAGTAGCTATTTGGTTCCAAAACCGCAGAGCTCGTTGGAAGACAAAGCAGTTGGAAAGAGATTACAGTGTGCTGAAAGCTGATTATGATGCCTTGAAAGACAATTATGATAGCCTTGAGAGGCAGAACAAAGTTCTAGCTGAAAAG CTGAAAGAGCTAAAAGCAAAGCTGTGTAGAGATAATGCAGAAAGCGATCAGTCTGTTAAAGAAGAATCACCAATTTCAGTGTACAAGAGCAGTGTAATGGAGCAAAGTAGAGACCAGGATTTGAGTGACAATGGTGATAACGCAGGGCTGGATTCGTACAAGGATTTGAAATCCAAAGATGGGTCATCAGATAGTGAATCAAATGGAGCTGTGAAGGAAGAGAGCAATGGCAATGAGTCTTCTATGGGGTACAACGGTCATTCATTGTCTTCGAATTCCATGATGAACTGGTTTCAGCTATCAGATTCTAGGTCAGGTATTAAAGGGAATCATCAAACTCAGTTTGTGAGGATGGAGGAGCAGAGTTTGTTTAGCACAGAAGAGTCCTGCAATTTCTTTTCAGTTGATCAAGCTCCTAGTCTTCACTGGTAG